GAGATCTCCTGCGCGCCCGGGGGGCGCCAGCCGGCCTCGGCGACCTCCTTGTCGACGCTGATCCCGATCACGTCGCCGCTGTGCACCTCGAGCAGCGTGCCCTCCTGCGTGGCGCAGCGCTGGACCTCGTCGGCGGGAAGGGCGGCCTCGTCGTGGTTCCAGCACGTGGCCTCGGCCCGCTGCGAGCTCGAGCCGGCGTAGACCGTGACCGAGGGGACGGGCTTCTCGCAGGCGGTGAGCAGCAGCGGGGACAGGGCGGCGGCCGCGAGGGCCACCCGCGCGGGACGGCGGGCTCCGGTACGGCGAGGGGCCTGGCTGTCACGTCCGCGCATGGGGAGGGCTCCGAGGGATCGAGACGGGCGACGCTGTCGAGGCGTGAGCTGCGGCGGCAGCTGCCGCACCGAGGCTACCCGGGGCCGCTCAGCCGGCTGCGGCGTCCCTCCGCCGCCCGCGCCGGCCGGCGAGCACGGACCGCCCCACGCCGGCCAGCGCGACGCCGAGCACGACCGCCGCCAGCCCGAGCCCGAGCCCGCCGTCCGGGTGCAGCAGCGTCCCGGCCCCGGCCCCGATCACCCACGACAGCTGCAGCACCGTCTCGGAGCGGGCGAAGGCGGAGGCCCGCACGCCCTCGGCCACGTCGCGCTGCACGAGCGCGTCGAGCGCGAGCTTCCCGAGGGTCTGGGCCAGCCCGGCCGCGACCGACACGGCCATGACGGCGACCAGCCCGAACAGCAGCCAGCCCAGGACGGCGGCGAGCGTGACCCCGGCGAGGGTGACGAGCACGGTCAGCTCGGGCGGCCGGCGTCGCAGCCCGGCTCCGAGCGAGGCGCCGGCCGCGCTGCCCAGCCCGGCGGCTGCGGCGGCCGCCGCGATCAGGGCGGTGTCCGGGCCGGGGAAGGGCTCGGCACGCAGCAGGAACGCGAGGTGCAGCAGCAGGAAGCCGGCGAAGGCGCGGATGGCGGCGTTGGCCCGTAGCGCCCGCACGACGGCGGGGCCGACCGCCTCCGCGCGCCGTCGGCGGCCGTCGGCGAGTCGGGCGCGCATCCGCTGTGCCGTGGTCGCGCCGGCCGGCTGCCCCTGCGCGTGCGGCTCCTCCGCGGTGGCCAGCTCGGAGAGCTGCAGCGGGTCGAGCGGGTCGAACGCGTCCGGGCCCGGCTGCTCGCTGCTCAGCAGCGCGGTGCCGCCCGGCGCGTCGTCCAGGCGCGCGGGCAGCCGGACCGACAGCACGGCCCCGACCACGAGGACGACGGCGGCCAGCCGCAGCGCCCAGGCAGGCGAGGTCAGCGCGACGAGCCCCGCTCCCAGCGGGGCGGCCGCGGACAGCGCGGCCAGGCTCGCGATCGACAGCCGGGCGTTCGCGGTCACCAGGTTGAGCGCCGGTGGCAGCAGGCGGGGCATCGCCGCCGCCCGGGCCACGCCGTACGCCTTGGTGCCCACGAGCACTCCGAAGGCGGCCGGGTAGAGCTTGAACGGGTCCTCGGTGTCACCCGCCACGGCGGTGGCCATCACCAGGGCCAGCACCGCGCGCAGCGCGAACGTGCCGGAGATCACCCAGCGCCGCCCGTGCCGGAGCCGGTCGAGCAACGGGCCGACCACGGGCGCGAGCACCGCGAACGGGGCCATGGTGACGAGCAGGTAGACCGCGACCTGCCCGCGCGCCTCACCGGTCGGGACGGAGAAGAACAGGGTGCTGGCCAGGCTGACGGTGATGAGCGCGTCGCCGGCCGAGCCGATGGCGGTGAGGTCAATGAGCTTGGCCAGCCCGGTCTCGCCGGCGCCGTGCGCCCGGGTCGCGGTGCGCACGCGGCGCCATCCGAGCCGGCCGAGGGCGCCGAGCTCGGAGGCGGCGGTGCCCGCGGCGCGTGCAGCGCTGCGCGCGTGCTGCGCGGCGCCCGGCTCGGCGCGGGGGGAGCCGTTGCCGCCGGGCCGGCCGGCCGCGGGGTGGTCGTCCCCGGGGCGCTCGTCGACAGGCGCGCGCCCGGGGCCGGCCCCGGCCTCGGGGGACGCCTCCTGCCCACTGCCCGTGCTCACGCCTCCAATCCTGCCGTGATCGTCGCGCCCGATGTGGACGGAGGCGCGGACACGTGCCGGAACGGATGCGAGGATGTGCCCGTGGACGCAGGACCGGCTGATCTGACGACGCGCGAGGACGCCCCGCGACGGGTGCCCCGGGCGCGCAAGCCGGTGCTCGACGCCGTTCTCGCGGGCGCTGTCGACGTCGCACGGGCCGTCGCCGAGGAGCTGGCCGAGGGCGAGCCGGTCGGCGAGCACCTGGGCGCCTCGGTCGAGGGCGAGCGGCTGGTCAGCCACGAGTTCGCCTGCCTGACCCCGGGCTACTCCGGCTGGCGCTGGTCGGTCGTGCTCGCGCGCGCCCCGCGCCAGCGTCAGGCCACCGTTGTCGAGTCCGCTCTCCTGCCCGGCCCGGAGGCGCTGCTCCCGCCGGCCTGGGTGCCGTGGAGCGAGCGGCTGCAGCCCGGCGACCTCGGGGTCGGCGACATCCTGCCGACCACCGCGGACGACCCGCGGCTGGCGCCGGGATGGAGCGACGGCACGCTCGCGCCCGAGGACGAGGACGTCGCGGCCCGCTGGGAGCTGGGGCTCGGCCGGGCGCGCGTGCTCTCCCTGGAGGGGCGGGCCGACGCGGCCGAGCGGTGGTACGCCGGGGACGGCGGCCCCGACGCTCCCATCGCGCAGGCCGCTCCGGCCCACTGCGCCTCCTGCGGGTTCTTCGTCCCGCTCGCCGGCTCCATGCGGCTGGTGTTCGGCGCCTGCGCCAACGTCTACTCCCCGTCGGACGGGCGCATCGTCTCGGTCGACCACGGCTGCGGCGCCCATTCCGAGGCGGCCGTGCTGCCGGCTCCGCCGGCCCCGCCGGAGCCCGTGCTCGACGAGACCGGGTACGAGGTCGTCTCCGTCGCCCCGGTGGCCCCGGTCGTCGTGCCCGAGCACGGTGAGGGCTCGGTCGACGAGGCCGCGCCCGCCGAGGAGCTCGGCCACAGCTGAGCCCTAGGGTCGCGGGGATGGCTGCCACCGACGACCCCTTCGCCACGGCCGGGCTCCGCGAGCGCGTGCTCGCCTCATGGGCCGCGGGCCCGTCCCGCTTCCGCGAGGACGCCAACGCCGAGGAGGACCTCGTCCGCGGCGGCTACCGCGACCGGCTCGTCGTCGAGCTCGCACAGAACGCCGTGGACGCCGCCGCCCGGGCCGGCGAGCCCGCCCGGCTGCTCCTCCGGCTCGAGCCCGATCGGCTCGTGGCGGCCAACACCGGGGCGCCGCTGGATCTCGCCGGCGTCGAGGCGCTGTCGACCCTGCGGGCCTCGGCGAAGCGCGACGGCGGCTCGGTCGGCCGGTTCGGCGTCGGCTTCTCGGCGGTGCTGGCGGTCACGGACGAGCCCGCCATCGGGTCACGCGGCACGGGCGCGGTGCGCTGGTCGCGCAGTCTTGCGTACGACCTGGTGCGCGAGCGGGCCGCCGCCGCGCCCGCGCTGGCCGAGGAGCTCGAGCGGCGGGGCGGGGACGTCCCGGTGCTGCGGCTGCCCGAGCCGGCCGACGTCGAGGTGCCGGAGGGCTACGGCACCGCGGTCGTGCTGCCGCTGCGCGACGCGGCCGCGCAGCGGCTGGCCCGGCGCCTGCTCGCCGAGCTCGGCCACGAGTTGCTCGTCGCCCTGCGCGGGCTGCAGGAGGTCGAGGTCGAGGACGTGGCCGCGGGCACGGCGCGGCGGCTCACCGTCGAGCCGACGCCGGACGGCGTGCGGACGCGGGTCGGTGCGGACGAGGCCTCCTGGTTGCTGGCCCGCCGGTCCGGACGGCTGCCGGCCGAGCTGCTGGCGGGGCGGGCCGTGGAGGAGCGGGCCGACGACCGGTGGGCGGTGACGTGGGCGCTGCCGGTCGAGGGCCAGCCCGCGCTGTCGGGGGTGCTGCTCGCCCCGACGCCCACGGACGAGCCGGTCGGCCTGCCGGCGCTGCTCGTCGCGACGTTCCCCCTCGAGCCGAGCCGGCGGCGTACGTCGCCCGGCCCCGTGCGGGCGGCGGTCGCGGCCGAGGCCGGGCGGGCGTACGCGCAGCTGGTGGCGGCCGCCGCGAGGCACGACCCGGGGCTGGCCCTGCGCCTCGTGCCGGGGCC
The nucleotide sequence above comes from Motilibacter aurantiacus. Encoded proteins:
- a CDS encoding MFS transporter, with product MSTGSGQEASPEAGAGPGRAPVDERPGDDHPAAGRPGGNGSPRAEPGAAQHARSAARAAGTAASELGALGRLGWRRVRTATRAHGAGETGLAKLIDLTAIGSAGDALITVSLASTLFFSVPTGEARGQVAVYLLVTMAPFAVLAPVVGPLLDRLRHGRRWVISGTFALRAVLALVMATAVAGDTEDPFKLYPAAFGVLVGTKAYGVARAAAMPRLLPPALNLVTANARLSIASLAALSAAAPLGAGLVALTSPAWALRLAAVVLVVGAVLSVRLPARLDDAPGGTALLSSEQPGPDAFDPLDPLQLSELATAEEPHAQGQPAGATTAQRMRARLADGRRRRAEAVGPAVVRALRANAAIRAFAGFLLLHLAFLLRAEPFPGPDTALIAAAAAAAGLGSAAGASLGAGLRRRPPELTVLVTLAGVTLAAVLGWLLFGLVAVMAVSVAAGLAQTLGKLALDALVQRDVAEGVRASAFARSETVLQLSWVIGAGAGTLLHPDGGLGLGLAAVVLGVALAGVGRSVLAGRRGRRRDAAAG
- a CDS encoding DUF3027 domain-containing protein — its product is MDAGPADLTTREDAPRRVPRARKPVLDAVLAGAVDVARAVAEELAEGEPVGEHLGASVEGERLVSHEFACLTPGYSGWRWSVVLARAPRQRQATVVESALLPGPEALLPPAWVPWSERLQPGDLGVGDILPTTADDPRLAPGWSDGTLAPEDEDVAARWELGLGRARVLSLEGRADAAERWYAGDGGPDAPIAQAAPAHCASCGFFVPLAGSMRLVFGACANVYSPSDGRIVSVDHGCGAHSEAAVLPAPPAPPEPVLDETGYEVVSVAPVAPVVVPEHGEGSVDEAAPAEELGHS